A window of Blautia argi genomic DNA:
GCTGCTTTAAAATACAGCCGGCAGCGGGAATGTATCCGGGAATTTGTCCTGAACTGTCAGGAGCACCCTACAGCAGATACCGTATATGCAGAGATTAAAAAAGAATTTCCAAATATAAGCCTTGGCACAGTATACCGTAATCTTTCTCTCTTAGTAGAACTTGGCGAGATTGCAAAGATTTCTACCGGTGACGGTCCGGATCGCTTTGACTGCAATACAAAGCCCCACAGCCACTTTATCTGCACAGATTGTCACTGTATTCAGGACGTTGAACTGTCTGATATCGACTGTATAAAAGATTTGGCCGCCCCTAATTTTGACGGAACAATCCTTGCTCATACCACTACTTTCTATGG
This region includes:
- a CDS encoding Fur family transcriptional regulator, with translation MAALKYSRQRECIREFVLNCQEHPTADTVYAEIKKEFPNISLGTVYRNLSLLVELGEIAKISTGDGPDRFDCNTKPHSHFICTDCHCIQDVELSDIDCIKDLAAPNFDGTILAHTTTFYGVCKHCAEIKNSKKVVDKFTQVC